Genomic segment of Sphingopyxis lindanitolerans:
GCTGATCGACGAGGTGCAGCGATAGCTGGCCCAGCGCCTCGCGCGCCTTGAGCAGCCGCATCGTGCCGCCATAGCAATCATGCGGCGCGATCACGCACGCGCCGGCGGGAAGCTGTGACGCGATCAGGTCGAGCGCCGCCATCCCGCTCGACGTGACGACCGCCCCCGCACCGCCCTCCAGCTTCGCGAGCGCGCGTCCCAACAGGTCACGGGTCGGATTGCCGGCGCGGCCATAATCATAAGCGCGCGGATTCTCGAACCCAGCGAATTCATAGGTGCTCGACAGATAGAGCGGCGGCGCCACCGCGCCGAAGGCGGTGTCGCTCGCGACGCCATAGGCCGCCGCGATCGTCTCGGGCCGCGGCGAATGTTTCGGCTCGTCCATGGGGTTCCTGTCTCTATCGGTTGTTGCGGCCTTAGTGCGCAGCCTTCGGGGGTTCGGCAAATATATATTCTTGATGGGTGACACGCCAAATCTTGCAGTCAAATCCGCTCCGCGATGCGCCGTCTCAAGGGTCCGAACGTCCCACCTCGTCCAGAAAAGCGGCGGCGCCGTCGATATTGACGCGATGGCTTTCGGCCATTTGCCGCAGGTCGGCATGAAGCGCATCGTCGCGGACCCGGCGCGTCAGCTCGGCGAGCTTGCGCACCACCCACGCCTGGCCGCGATTGAGGAAAGCGAGACGTTCGATCGGATCGGAAATCGCCATCGCCTTGCCGCGAAAGGCGCCGCACCGGCGCGACGGAGTGCCACCAAGTCGGCGGATCTGGCGCGTCAGCATCGCGCACCAGCGCGCTTCGTCGGCGCGGATGTCGCGCATCATCGCGGCGTGGTCGGCGCTGACCGCATCACCGACGCTCGCCAGCGCGACGCGCGCGCCGGCGCGTTCGGCCTCGAGCAATTCGTTGAGCGCGGCCAATATCTCGTCGCGCGGCGCATAGCCCATATAGACGTCGTCGGCGTCGGCGCCGTAACAGACCGGCGAGGCGCGATCGCCGGTCATGCCGCCCCCACCGCCGCCGCGCGCAGTCCGCGGCGGGTGCGTTCCATCACGCCCGCGTCCGCCGTCGCCGAATGGACGACGTGCGCCGAATAGGAAAATTCGGGGCTGTCGGCGACGATCGCCAGCCGTCCCTGCTCGAGATGGGGCCGGATGAAGCCCTCCCGAAAATAGCCACTGCCGCCGGTGGCGAGGATATAGTCGAGCGCGAGCGGTCCATAGTCGATCGAAACCACGGCATTGGGCTGGTCGGGAAAGGCCGCGCGATAGCCCGCGGCAAAGTCCGCGCCCCAGTCGATCGCGACATGATCCTCGGGCACCAGCGGCCGGTTCGCCGGGGTGGTGCGGACGAGAACCAGCTTTTCCTCGAACAACAGTTCGGCCACGACACCGGGCAGAGGCGGGGCCGCGTAAACGACCGCGACGTCGAGCGAGCCCTCCTGGACGCGCTCCATCAGCCTGTCCGAGCTGTCGATCGACGTGCTGACCGCGATATCGGGGCATTCGCGGCGCATCCAGACCAGCCAGTGGCGCAGGAGCGGGTTCCAGAGGCTGAGTTCCGCGCCGATCGTCACGACGGTGTCGCGCCCCGGCGGCAGCGCGATCGCCCGCCGCGCGCGATCCCAGACCTGGACCATCGTCGTTGCAAAGCGCAGGAATTGTTCACCCGCCGGCGTGAGCCGCGCGCCCGCCTTGTTGCGGATGAAAAGCGGGCGGTCGAGCTGCGCCTCCAGCCCGCGAATGCGCGCACTGACCGCTGTCTGGGTAAGGTTCAGATTGGCCGCCGCGCCGACAAAGCTGCCGGTTTTCACAATCTCGAGAAAGGTGCGCGCGACAGCAACATCCATGTCAAATTTATTTCTGAACCACCCATAACAATCATTTTATTGCTATGTTCTAGGCGCGTCGCGGCGTTCTGGCAAGGCGCGTTAGTTTGCGTCCGGCGCCAGCTAAGAGCCGCCGGACGCCGGCTCAGGCGGCGAGCAGCACATGACGATAGGCGATTTCCTCGAACGCATGGCCCGCGCCCGTTGCGACGCAGGTCAGCGCATTGTCGGCGACCCGGACCGGAAGTCCGGTCGCCTCGGCGATCGCCTGATCCATCCGCCGCAGCAGCGCGCCGCCGCCGGTCAGCGTGATGCCCTGGTCGATGATGTCGGCGGCCAGTTCGGGGGGCGTCCCTTCGAGCGCCGCGCGCACCGCGCTCACGATCTGCGAGACGGGTTCGCTGAGCGCGTCGGCGATCTCGGCCTCGGTCACCGGCACTTCGGACGGGCGCCCGTTGACCAGGTCGCGGCCCTTGACCGCCATCGACAGGCCAGGCCCGGCGGGTCCGACCGCCGACCCGATCGTCAGCTTGACCCGCTCGGCGGTCATTTCGCCGATCATCATATTATGCTTCCGGCGGATCGACGACGTAATCATTTCGTCCATCTTGTCGCCACCGACACGAACCGAATTGCTGTAGGCGACCCCGCCGAGCGACAGCACCGCGACCTCGGTCGTCCCACCGCCGATATCGACCACCATCGTGCCGAGCGGTTCGGTGACGGGAAGCCCGGCGCCGATCGCCGCGGCCAGCGGTTCCTCGATCAGTTGCACGCTCATCGCCCCCGCGTTCGACGTCGCGTCGCGGATCGCGCGGCGTTCGACGATCGTCGAGGCCGTGGGCACGCAGACGACGACATTGCTGCGCCGCCGCAACCGGCTCGGCCCGCCGAGCGCCTTGTCGATGAAATGCTTGATCATCTGTTCGGCGACCTCGATGTCGGCGATGACGCCGTCGCGCAGCGGGCGCAGCGCCTCGATGTTCGAGGGCGTCTTGCCCATCATCAGCTTGGCGTCGTTGCCGACGACCTTGACGCTGCGAACGCCGTTCCGCGTTTCGAGCGCGATGACCGAAGGCTCGTTGAGGACAATTCCCTGTCCGCGAACATAGATGACGGTGTTCACGGTCCCGAGGTCGATCGCGACATCATGGGCGTGGCGCGAAAAGCGTTGAAAAAAGTTCATTTATGGGGCGGCACCTTGGAAAAGAACATGGACATGGAGTCAACGGTCCCGCCCCCCGGCCTCCCGCCCTCTCCAGCGATCGGGCATGTGGAAAGCCGGACCCACCGTCAATTGCGTCGTGAGGCAGGCCGTGGGTTTCCCGCGCCTGACCGATATTTGCCGAACTCGCCGTCCCGGCACGGCGCGTTTTTCGGGAAAGAACCGTCAGGAAGGTCCGATTGAGCGAGAGATGGTGCCCCTGGCCGGACTCGAACCAGCACTCCTTTCGGAACCGCATTTTGAGTGCGGCGCGTCTACCAATTTCACCACAGGGGCCCTGGGTGCGGATATGCGGCGCTTCCCCTAGGGCGAAGCGCCGTCGCTTGCCAAGCTATTTCTTGAGTTCCTTCGCCAGCGTCTTCGCGGTCGCCTTGCCATAGGGCGGCTTGAAGCCCGCGAGCCCGGCAACATCCATCTTCGGCTGGCGATAGACGGCGCGCGCGTGGCTGAAGGTGCGGAAGCCGTCGACCCCGTGATAATTGCCCATCCCAGACGGCCCGACGCCGCCGAACGGCAGATCCTCCATCGCATTGTGGAACAGGACGTCGTTGACCGTGACGCCGCCCGAAATGGTGCGCGTCAGCACGCGCTCCTCCTCGCTCTTGTCCTGCCCGAAATAATATAGGCCGAGCGGGCGGTCGTGGTCGTTCACATAATCGATCGCCTCGTCGATCGTCCTGTAGGTCTTGACCGGCAGGATCGGGCCGAAGATTTCCTCCTGCATCACCTTCATGTCGTCGGTCGCGCCGCGGACGATATGGAGCGGCATCTTGTGGCCGTTGGCGCTCGCGAAATCCTCATTCCCCGGATTAACCTCGATCACCTCGGCGCCCTTTTCGCGCGCGTCGGTCAGATAGGATTGCAAGCGATCGTAATTGCGGGTGTTCACGACCGAGGTATAATCGTCGTTCGACAGCAGGGTCGGATAGAGCGCGGCCGCGCCCTTCGTCACGCTGTCGATCACCTCGCCCTCCTGATCCTCGGCGACGAGCAGATAATCGGGGGCGAGGCAGATCTGCCCGGCGTTCATCATCTTGCCGAGCGCGACACGCTGGCCGACCAGATCCTTGTTCGCGCTACGGCCGATGAAGGTCGGCGACTTGCCGCCAAGCTCGAGCGTCACCGGCACCAGATTATCGGCGGCGGCGCGCATGATATGCTTGCCGACGCTCGTCGCGCCGGTGAAGATCATATGGTCGAAGGCGAGCTTCGAGAAGGCGATGCCGACGTCGGCGTCGCCGGTGAACACCGCCATCTCGCTCGCGTCGAAATAATCGGGGACGAGCCGCGCCATCAGGGCTGAAACATTCTCGGTGAATTCGGACGGCTTGATCATCACGCGGTTGCCCGCGGCAAGGATACCCGCCATCGGCACGAACACCATGCCGACGGGAAAATTCCACGGCGCGACGACCCCGACGACGCCCTTCGGTTGATAGACAACCTCGGCCTTGGCGCCGAGCAGGCCGAGCGGAAAGGTGGGCCTCCGCTTCTCACCCTTCGACCAGCTTGTCAGATGCTTCTTCGCATGTTTGAGCGCGCTGACCGAGGGCATGATGTCGGTCATCAGCGTCTGGTCGCGGCTGCGGTGCCCGAAATCCTCGCTCACCGCCTTCGCGAAATCCTCGGCATGATCGACAAGCAGCGCGACCGCGCGGTCGATGCGGTCGGTGCGCACCGCCAGGCTTTCGGGCATGGCGGCGGTAAAGCTCGCCTTCTGCGCCGCGAGCACGTCGTGCATGCGCCGTGTTTCGCCGTCGATATCCTGCTTGATGGCGGCAGCCATGACCCGTCTCCCCTATGATTTAAGGCGATGTTTGATCATGGCGCGCGGCGGGTTGCAAGATGAAACGGTATAGGGGCGTCAGCCTATGGCGCGATCTGGCACCCGTTCTGGATATTGCGAACCGCAGTGAACGCCTGCTGCTGGATCGCTGCGTCGTTACCGACATTGAAGCCGTGGATCGCCCAGCCGTCCAGCCCCGGACCAAGGCCCAGGAAATCCTTGTCCCGCTGGACCGGCGCCGTCTTCCGCCAGTCGAGGACGCGCTCCTTGATGCTGGCCTGAAGGTTGCTGCTGATGCTGACCACCGCTCCCATCGTCAGCACC
This window contains:
- a CDS encoding DUF6306 domain-containing protein; translation: MTGDRASPVCYGADADDVYMGYAPRDEILAALNELLEAERAGARVALASVGDAVSADHAAMMRDIRADEARWCAMLTRQIRRLGGTPSRRCGAFRGKAMAISDPIERLAFLNRGQAWVVRKLAELTRRVRDDALHADLRQMAESHRVNIDGAAAFLDEVGRSDP
- a CDS encoding rod shape-determining protein, which produces MNFFQRFSRHAHDVAIDLGTVNTVIYVRGQGIVLNEPSVIALETRNGVRSVKVVGNDAKLMMGKTPSNIEALRPLRDGVIADIEVAEQMIKHFIDKALGGPSRLRRRSNVVVCVPTASTIVERRAIRDATSNAGAMSVQLIEEPLAAAIGAGLPVTEPLGTMVVDIGGGTTEVAVLSLGGVAYSNSVRVGGDKMDEMITSSIRRKHNMMIGEMTAERVKLTIGSAVGPAGPGLSMAVKGRDLVNGRPSEVPVTEAEIADALSEPVSQIVSAVRAALEGTPPELAADIIDQGITLTGGGALLRRMDQAIAEATGLPVRVADNALTCVATGAGHAFEEIAYRHVLLAA
- a CDS encoding coniferyl aldehyde dehydrogenase, whose product is MAAAIKQDIDGETRRMHDVLAAQKASFTAAMPESLAVRTDRIDRAVALLVDHAEDFAKAVSEDFGHRSRDQTLMTDIMPSVSALKHAKKHLTSWSKGEKRRPTFPLGLLGAKAEVVYQPKGVVGVVAPWNFPVGMVFVPMAGILAAGNRVMIKPSEFTENVSALMARLVPDYFDASEMAVFTGDADVGIAFSKLAFDHMIFTGATSVGKHIMRAAADNLVPVTLELGGKSPTFIGRSANKDLVGQRVALGKMMNAGQICLAPDYLLVAEDQEGEVIDSVTKGAAALYPTLLSNDDYTSVVNTRNYDRLQSYLTDAREKGAEVIEVNPGNEDFASANGHKMPLHIVRGATDDMKVMQEEIFGPILPVKTYRTIDEAIDYVNDHDRPLGLYYFGQDKSEEERVLTRTISGGVTVNDVLFHNAMEDLPFGGVGPSGMGNYHGVDGFRTFSHARAVYRQPKMDVAGLAGFKPPYGKATAKTLAKELKK
- a CDS encoding LysR family transcriptional regulator: MDVAVARTFLEIVKTGSFVGAAANLNLTQTAVSARIRGLEAQLDRPLFIRNKAGARLTPAGEQFLRFATTMVQVWDRARRAIALPPGRDTVVTIGAELSLWNPLLRHWLVWMRRECPDIAVSTSIDSSDRLMERVQEGSLDVAVVYAAPPLPGVVAELLFEEKLVLVRTTPANRPLVPEDHVAIDWGADFAAGYRAAFPDQPNAVVSIDYGPLALDYILATGGSGYFREGFIRPHLEQGRLAIVADSPEFSYSAHVVHSATADAGVMERTRRGLRAAAVGAA